A region from the Triticum aestivum cultivar Chinese Spring chromosome 3D, IWGSC CS RefSeq v2.1, whole genome shotgun sequence genome encodes:
- the LOC123077857 gene encoding proline-rich receptor-like protein kinase PERK1: protein MSSSPPAAPGPASPPGNRTAPPPASAPPATNSTPPSPPAPPASAPPPSSPVPPPSTPAAPPPSSGTTPATPSLPPPTAPGAPAAPSPPSTTPSPPTDRPTPSAQASPPPPSSALNTATVAGIAVGGLIALLLASLLCFCMLKKKRRHHPHHPPPPPPPHHLHYYGHPPPPPPPPPFKGDQYGWQHNAPPPPPDHVVKMNSHPSTKLPPPPVNVNSSGSGSHFSGGGENRPLQSPFGNALSFSKCTFTYEELAVATNEFSDANLLGQGGFGFVHKGVLPDGTEVAVKQLRDGSGQGEREFQAEVEIISRVHHKHLVTLVGYCISEDKRLLVYEFVPNNTLEFHIHGRRGPTMDWPSRLRIALGSAKGLAYLHEDCHPKIIHRDIKASNILLDYRCEAKVADFGLAKLTSDNNTHVSTRVMGTFGYLAPEYASSGKLTEKSDVFSFGVMLLELITGRRPVSSKQAHMDDSLVDWARPLMTQALEDGNHDALVDPHLGIDFNDNEMARMIACAAACVRHSARRRPRMSQVVRALEGDVSLDDLHEGVRPGHSRFMGSHASSEYDTSQYNEDLKKFRKMALGTSSFQSSQLTPSSGEHEHQEPSVPSSDGHQQTQEVELGTRKRDDGDVESQASMR, encoded by the exons atgtcgtcgtcgccgcccgccgcgccggGCCCGGCCTCGCCGCCTGGGAATCGAACGGCACCGCCACCGGCCTCGGCGCCACCCGCTACCAACTCGACGCCCCCTTCGCCGCCGGCGCCAccggcctccgcgccgccgccctcctctcccgtGCCACCGCCGTCgacgcccgccgcgccgcccccgTCCTCCGGCACCACCCCCGCGACACCCTCCCTCCCGCCTCCCACGGCCCCCGGGGCGCCCGCCGCGCCGTCTCCCCCGTCGACCACGCCGTCTCCGCCGACCGATCGTCCGACGCCGTCCGCCcaggcctcgccgccgccgccgagctcggcgCTCAACACGGCCACGGTGGCTGGGATCGCGGTGGGCGGCCTGATCGCGCTGCTGCTCGCCAGCCTGCTCTGCTTCTGCATGCTCAAGAAGAAGAGGCGGCACCACCCGCACCACCCTCCGCCTCCCCCGCCGCCCCACCACCTGCACTACTATGGgcatccgccaccgccaccgcccccgccgccgttCAAAG GGGATCAATATGGGTGGCAGCATAatgcccctccaccaccccccgATCATGTTGTGAAGATGAATTCACATCCTTCCACTAAGCTGCCGCCTCCTCCGGTCAATGTAAACAGCAGTGGTTCGGGTTCACATTTCTCAGGCGGCGGTGAGAACCGACCCCTGCAATCACCGTTTGGCAACGCCCTCAGCTTCTCGAAATGCACTTTTACTTATGAAGAGTTAGCGGTGGCGACCAATGAATTCTCCGATGCTAATCTTCTCGGGCAAGGTGGCTTTGGATTTGTTCACAAAGGAGTGCTGCCAGATGGCACAGAAGTTGCTGTGAAGCAATTAAGAGATGGAAGTGGGCAGGGAGAGCGTGAGTTCCAGGCAGAGGTTGAGATTATCAGCCGAGTACATCATAAACATCTCGTGACATTGGTTGGTTATTGCATTTCTGAAGACAAGAGGTTGCTTGTCTATGAGTTTGTTCCCAATAACACGTTAGAATTCCATATACATG GAAGGCGTGGACCAACTATGGACTGGCCTTCAAGACTACGTATTGCTTTGGGTTCTGCGAAGGGATTGGCGTATCTTCACGAAGACT GCCATCCAAAGATCATTCATCGTGACATAAAGGCATCAAATATTCTTCTGGATTACAGATGTGAAGCTAAG GTGGCAGATTTTGGACTTGCAAAGTTAACCTCTGATAATAACACTCATGTTTCCACCAGAGTAATGGGCACATTTGG GTACCTTGCACCAGAGTATGCTTCTTCTGGCAAGCTAACTGAGAAATCAGATGTCTTTTCTTTTGGAGTAATGCTTCTCGAGTTAATAACTGGGCGCCGTCCTGTAAGTTCAAAACAAGCGCATATGGATGACAGCTTGGTTGACTGG GCAAGGCCTTTGATGACACAAGCACTCGAGGATGGTAATCACGATGCTTTAGTGGATCCCCACTTAGGAATCGATTTCAATGATAACGAGATGGCAAGGATGATCGCCTGCGCAGCCGCATGCGTACGCCATTCTGCGCGGCGACGTCCACGCATGAGCCAG GTTGTTCGGGCCCTGGAAGGCGACGTGTCGCTGGATGATCTGCACGAAGGCGTCCGGCCTGGCCACAGCCGGTTCATGGGATCACACGCCAGCTCCGAGTATGACACGAGCCAGTACAACGAGGACCTGAAGAAGTTCAGGAAGATGGCGCTCGGGACCAGCAGCTTCCAGAGCAGCCAGCTAACGCCGTCCAGCGGCGAGCACGAGCACCAGGAGCCGTCCGTCCCGAGCAGCGACGGCCATCAGCAGACGCAGGAGGTGGAGTTGGGGACTAGGAAGAGAGACGACGGTGACGTCGAGAGCCAGGCTTCCATGAGATGA